A DNA window from Candidatus Methylomirabilota bacterium contains the following coding sequences:
- a CDS encoding amino acid ABC transporter ATP-binding protein, with protein MITFRGVNKWFGKLHVLKDVDLGVARGEVLVVCGPSGSGKSTLIRCINRLEPIQSGQLIVDGQDVNARSVDLPRLRAEIGMVFQQFNLYPHMTALGNITLAPIRVRGLRRAEAERIAMDLLRKVDIPDKAGAYPAQLSGGQQQRVAIARALAMQPKIMLFDEPTSALDPEMINEVLDVMVALAREGMTMLVVTHEMGFAKKVAHRIVFMDEGRILEEGPPDSFFARPRSERTRLFLSKILAH; from the coding sequence ATCATCACCTTTCGCGGGGTCAACAAGTGGTTCGGGAAGCTCCACGTCCTCAAGGACGTCGACCTCGGAGTCGCGCGGGGGGAGGTCCTCGTCGTCTGCGGACCGAGCGGGTCGGGCAAGAGCACGCTGATCCGTTGCATCAATCGATTGGAGCCGATTCAATCGGGGCAGCTCATCGTGGACGGCCAGGATGTCAATGCCCGGAGCGTCGACCTCCCCCGGCTGCGCGCCGAGATCGGCATGGTGTTCCAGCAGTTCAACCTCTACCCGCACATGACGGCGCTCGGGAACATCACGCTGGCGCCGATCCGGGTGCGCGGGCTTCGGCGCGCCGAGGCCGAGCGGATCGCGATGGACCTTCTCCGCAAGGTGGACATTCCCGACAAGGCGGGGGCCTACCCGGCCCAGCTGTCGGGCGGGCAGCAGCAGCGGGTCGCCATCGCGCGGGCGCTCGCGATGCAGCCGAAGATCATGCTCTTCGACGAACCGACCTCCGCCCTCGATCCCGAGATGATCAACGAGGTCCTCGACGTGATGGTCGCCCTCGCTCGCGAGGGGATGACGATGCTGGTCGTGACCCACGAGATGGGCTTCGCGAAGAAAGTGGCGCACCGGATCGTCTTCATGGATGAGGGGCGGATCCTCGAGGAAGGGCCGCCCGACTCGTTCTTCGCGCGACCCCGGAGCGAGCGCACGCGACTGTTCCTGTCCAAGATCCTCGCCCATTGA
- a CDS encoding amino acid ABC transporter permease gives MTLLLALQYQFEWSVLWTAPYGRWLLQGIVTTLEISALAWLLAAALGGLFGAFRTMSGLGPRGLAAAYVEFFRNVPLLVWMFFWYFGVPQVLPATAQDWLNRHGGEFVAAVVALGVYHGARLAEVVRAGIQSVPPTQLEAALSTGLTVGQAYRRVLVPIAVRLIVPPLTNESLNLLKNSSLALTISVTEVTFMTRQIEAYTAKGFEAITAGTLIYLGLCLVVAAVMSRVERRLAIPGLVVRTEGAEH, from the coding sequence GTGACGCTTCTCCTCGCGCTACAGTACCAGTTCGAGTGGAGCGTCCTGTGGACCGCTCCCTACGGCCGGTGGCTGCTCCAGGGGATCGTCACGACGCTGGAGATCTCGGCGCTCGCCTGGCTCTTGGCCGCCGCCCTCGGAGGCCTCTTCGGGGCGTTCCGGACGATGTCGGGGCTCGGGCCTCGCGGACTCGCCGCCGCCTATGTCGAGTTCTTCCGGAACGTGCCGCTGCTGGTCTGGATGTTCTTCTGGTACTTCGGCGTGCCTCAGGTCCTGCCGGCCACGGCTCAGGATTGGCTGAACCGGCACGGCGGGGAATTCGTCGCGGCGGTGGTCGCCCTCGGCGTCTACCACGGGGCCCGGCTGGCCGAGGTCGTGCGGGCCGGCATCCAGTCGGTTCCGCCGACCCAGCTCGAGGCGGCCCTCTCGACCGGGCTCACGGTCGGCCAGGCCTACCGGCGCGTCCTGGTGCCGATCGCCGTCCGCCTCATCGTCCCGCCTCTGACGAACGAGTCGCTCAACCTCCTGAAGAACTCCTCGCTGGCCCTCACCATCAGCGTGACCGAGGTGACCTTCATGACGCGCCAGATCGAGGCCTACACCGCCAAGGGCTTCGAGGCGATCACGGCGGGCACGCTGATCTACCTCGGGCTGTGCCTGGTCGTGGCGGCGGTCATGAG
- a CDS encoding ABC transporter substrate-binding protein — translation MRTHARKGSAAVLALSILLAGVVPAWAETTLEKVARTGSFVIGTRTGSPPFGFIDKNNQWGGFSVDLAKLVHAGIEKKLGKPVKFELKESTPTTRIPLLTSGAVDLIAGTMTITRARRESLDFSVVFFVTGAQFLVKKGSPIRGLRDIGGKRVGAQQGSTNEKVIREKHPQAQLVVFPDQPAAFTALAQGKIDAYTNDGVQLAGLKAKAPNPAEWDVVGEFYTYEPYGMAMRKNDSDFRNLVDFALMEAIEGGEYQKLYDKWFGPRGEVPYPLSESALIFLQMQVIPR, via the coding sequence ATGCGGACCCACGCGCGGAAAGGAAGCGCGGCCGTGCTGGCCCTGTCGATCCTGCTGGCCGGCGTCGTGCCGGCCTGGGCCGAGACGACCCTGGAGAAGGTCGCCCGGACCGGAAGCTTCGTGATCGGGACCCGGACCGGCTCGCCGCCCTTCGGCTTCATCGACAAGAACAACCAGTGGGGCGGCTTCTCGGTGGACCTGGCCAAGCTCGTCCACGCCGGCATCGAGAAGAAGCTCGGGAAGCCTGTGAAGTTCGAGCTCAAGGAGTCCACCCCGACCACCCGCATCCCGCTCCTCACCAGCGGCGCCGTGGACCTCATCGCCGGCACCATGACCATCACCCGGGCCCGCCGCGAGAGCCTCGACTTCAGCGTCGTGTTCTTCGTGACCGGCGCCCAGTTCCTGGTCAAGAAGGGCAGCCCGATCCGTGGCCTGCGCGACATCGGGGGCAAGCGGGTCGGGGCCCAGCAGGGCTCGACCAACGAGAAGGTGATCCGCGAGAAGCACCCGCAAGCGCAACTCGTCGTGTTCCCCGACCAGCCGGCGGCCTTCACCGCGCTGGCCCAGGGCAAGATCGACGCCTACACGAACGACGGGGTCCAGCTGGCCGGACTCAAGGCCAAGGCGCCGAACCCGGCGGAGTGGGACGTGGTGGGCGAGTTCTACACCTACGAGCCCTACGGCATGGCCATGCGGAAGAACGACTCGGACTTCCGGAACCTGGTCGACTTCGCCCTGATGGAGGCGATCGAGGGCGGAGAATACCAGAAGCTGTACGACAAGTGGTTCGGGCCGCGCGGCGAGGTGCCCTATCCGCTTTCCGAGTCGGCCCTGATCTTCCTCCAGATGCAGGTGATCCCCCGCTGA